The following proteins are encoded in a genomic region of Natronorubrum halophilum:
- the mvk gene encoding mevalonate kinase: MAVSSAPGKVYLFGEHAVVYGEPAVPCAIEVRARVGVEQRADSKLRIHAEDLSLDGFTVEYGGTADGPPDVDVQESLLTAAMGYVDGAIEQVRDVTGEGDIGFDVTIESDIPLGAGLGSSAAVAVAAIDAGTRELGTTLDVNELAERAYQTEYEVQGGQASRADTFCSATGGAVRVEGDDCRSLEAPDLPIVIGFDGGAGDTGELVAGVRSLREEYEFAADTVESIGDIVRNGEEALAAGDIEELGRLMNFNHGLLSALGVSSRSLDSMVWAARDAGADGAKLTGAGGGGCMVALDESDETETALSYTPGCEETFRAELAETGVERLE, from the coding sequence ATGGCAGTCTCGAGCGCTCCCGGCAAGGTGTACTTATTCGGGGAGCACGCGGTGGTCTACGGCGAACCCGCCGTCCCGTGTGCCATCGAGGTACGGGCACGAGTCGGCGTCGAGCAACGAGCGGACAGCAAACTGCGGATCCACGCCGAGGATCTCAGTCTGGACGGCTTCACCGTCGAATACGGCGGCACGGCTGATGGTCCACCGGACGTGGACGTCCAAGAGTCCCTGCTCACCGCGGCGATGGGATACGTCGACGGCGCGATCGAGCAGGTCCGAGACGTCACCGGTGAGGGGGACATCGGCTTCGACGTGACGATCGAGAGCGACATCCCGCTGGGTGCGGGCCTGGGCTCGTCCGCAGCGGTCGCGGTCGCCGCGATCGACGCCGGGACTCGCGAACTCGGCACGACGCTCGACGTGAACGAACTCGCGGAACGAGCCTACCAGACCGAGTACGAGGTACAGGGCGGACAGGCCTCCCGCGCCGACACGTTCTGCTCGGCTACGGGCGGAGCCGTCCGCGTCGAAGGCGACGACTGTCGATCGCTCGAGGCGCCCGACCTTCCCATCGTGATCGGGTTCGACGGCGGTGCCGGCGACACCGGCGAACTCGTCGCGGGCGTTCGGAGCCTGCGCGAGGAGTACGAGTTCGCGGCCGACACGGTCGAGTCGATCGGAGATATCGTCCGGAACGGCGAAGAAGCGCTCGCAGCGGGCGACATCGAGGAGCTTGGCCGCCTGATGAACTTCAACCACGGCCTCCTCTCGGCGCTCGGCGTCTCCTCGCGATCGCTCGACTCGATGGTCTGGGCGGCCCGCGACGCGGGAGCCGACGGTGCGAAACTGACGGGGGCCGGCGGCGGCGGCTGTATGGTCGCACTCGATGAAAGCGACGAGACCGAAACGGCGCTATCCTACACGCCGGGCTGTGAGGAGACCTTCCGCGCGGAACTCGCCGAAACCGGGGTGGAACGACTCGAATGA
- a CDS encoding isopentenyl phosphate kinase translates to MIVLKLGGSVITDKDRPETLDGEALEVAADAIADALRDGTDVLADGLVIVHGGGSFGHHNASKHGVSTTEGTHDAAAAVEIHGAMKTLNQFVLRRLLERDVQAIPVHPFSAAHRDSEGELELPTGQIDTLLAEGFVPVLHGDMVAHAGAGATVVSGDELVAEVARDLAADRIGLCSTVPGVLDESETVVDRISAYEDVASVLGASDATDVTGGMAAKVRALLDLKVEASIFGLEGLDSFLAGSDAGTKIE, encoded by the coding sequence ATGATCGTCCTGAAACTCGGCGGCAGCGTCATCACCGACAAGGACCGGCCCGAAACGCTCGACGGCGAGGCGCTCGAGGTGGCCGCCGATGCGATCGCGGACGCGCTGCGAGACGGGACCGACGTGCTCGCAGACGGTCTCGTGATCGTCCACGGCGGCGGCAGTTTCGGCCACCACAACGCCAGCAAGCACGGCGTCAGTACGACCGAGGGAACGCACGACGCCGCCGCGGCGGTCGAGATTCACGGCGCGATGAAGACGCTGAACCAGTTCGTTCTGCGCCGACTCCTCGAGCGCGACGTTCAGGCGATCCCGGTGCACCCGTTCTCGGCGGCTCATCGCGACAGCGAGGGCGAACTCGAGTTGCCGACCGGACAGATAGACACGCTGCTTGCCGAGGGGTTCGTCCCGGTCCTTCACGGTGACATGGTCGCACACGCCGGTGCAGGCGCGACCGTCGTCAGCGGCGACGAACTGGTAGCCGAAGTGGCTCGCGACCTCGCAGCCGACCGGATCGGCCTCTGTTCGACGGTTCCCGGCGTGCTCGATGAGAGCGAGACGGTCGTCGATCGAATCTCGGCCTACGAAGACGTCGCGTCCGTGCTGGGTGCCAGCGACGCGACCGACGTCACCGGCGGGATGGCAGCGAAGGTTCGGGCGTTGCTCGATCTCAAGGTCGAAGCGTCGATTTTCGGACTCGAGGGACTGGATTCGTTCCTCGCCGGATCGGACGCGGGCACGAAAATAGAGTGA
- a CDS encoding DUF726 domain-containing protein → MSDQDTVDTNRHDSSVSRRTVLRSSGGIVAGAGALIAGSSTAAAGDKKEGCDDPPWTFPRVTTRDHFDTSGGVHLTDGNDVHNVEYAGDDIPGVHGAASEELLVFVHGWNNTDEGAVCTFGDAASTFTTEGYQQPIVGYSWDADHGWYDATEIAERNGAKLANFTYSYKNANPGVRVRYVAHSLGARVVLMALKNLHAWDRLEDVASVSMLGGAADDESVSTTGTYGEDIAAAAGRVDNYWMGDDDVLNWAYGVVELGEAIGNDGCDGTPPENYTDHDVGYVSGHSGYYATDGCIHEVIANF, encoded by the coding sequence ATGTCTGACCAAGACACGGTTGATACTAACAGGCACGATTCGTCCGTCTCGAGACGTACCGTCCTCCGATCTTCGGGAGGGATAGTCGCGGGCGCTGGTGCCCTCATCGCGGGGTCGTCGACTGCGGCCGCCGGCGACAAGAAGGAAGGGTGCGACGATCCGCCGTGGACGTTTCCACGCGTGACGACTCGCGATCACTTCGACACGTCCGGCGGCGTTCACCTCACCGACGGGAACGACGTTCACAACGTCGAGTACGCCGGCGATGATATCCCCGGCGTTCACGGGGCTGCGAGCGAGGAACTGCTCGTGTTCGTCCACGGCTGGAACAACACCGACGAGGGGGCGGTCTGTACCTTCGGCGACGCGGCGTCGACGTTTACCACCGAAGGCTACCAGCAGCCGATCGTCGGCTACTCCTGGGACGCGGATCACGGCTGGTACGACGCGACCGAAATCGCCGAGCGAAACGGCGCGAAACTCGCCAACTTCACGTACTCGTACAAAAACGCTAATCCCGGGGTTCGGGTGCGGTACGTCGCTCACTCGCTCGGTGCGCGGGTCGTCCTCATGGCGTTGAAGAACCTCCACGCGTGGGATCGCCTCGAGGACGTCGCGTCCGTCTCGATGCTGGGCGGCGCGGCCGACGACGAATCGGTTTCGACGACGGGAACCTACGGCGAGGACATCGCCGCGGCCGCCGGACGGGTCGACAACTACTGGATGGGCGACGACGACGTGCTCAACTGGGCCTACGGCGTCGTCGAGTTGGGCGAAGCCATCGGCAACGACGGGTGCGACGGAACCCCGCCGGAGAACTATACGGACCACGATGTCGGCTACGTCTCCGGTCACAGCGGCTACTACGCGACAGACGGCTGTATCCACGAGGTGATCGCGAACTTCTGA